The DNA region GTGATCTTGCTGTTCGTCGCGGGGCACGAGACCACGTCGAACATGCTGGGCAATGCGCTGATCGCGCTGCATCGGCATCCGGCGCAACTGGAAAGGTTGCGGGGTGATCCGTCGCTGGTGTCGAAGGCGGTGGCCGAATGCGCGCGTTATGACACCGCCGTGCAGATGGTCGTGCGCACCGCATTCGACGATATCGAGGTGGAAGGGCAGACGCTGCCGCGCGGCTCGATCGTTTTCATGCTGCTCGGTTCGGCCAATCGCGATCCGGAGCGTTTCGACGCGCCGGATACACTCGATATCGGCCGCGAGCCGTCAGGCCATCTGCTGACGTTCGGCGCGGGCATTCACTACTGCCTTGGCGCGCGCCTCGCGATGATGGAACTCGAAATCGCGCTGCACAAGCTGCTGACGCGGTTGCCTCAGCTGCGTCTGACGAATCTCGACGCATTGCAGTGGCGCAGGCGGAACAACCTGCGCGGCGTCGAGACGCTGCTCGCCGCGCTGTGACGGGCGAGCCAGGAAGGCGTGAGGTCCGTGCGGCGCTCACGCCATCTCGCGATGCCAGCGTTCCAGTTGCTCGATGGTCGTAGCCGCCCCGCCGCACACGATCACGAGCACGGTGTCGAAGCGTTGTAGCGCATCCGTCTGCCCGTAGACGAGGGCGAGGCTCGCGCCGCAAGCGGGCTCGACGAGCACGCGGTGATCGTCGACGAAACGGCGCGACGCATCCACGGCTTCGGCGTCCGACACCACCACGCATTCGACAGGGTGCGTCTGCGTCAGCATGAACGCCTGCTCGCAGACCTGCTTCGCACCCAGCGACGTCGCGACGCTCGTAATACCCGGCAGCTCGATCCGCCGGCCCGCGCGCACTGACTGCGCCAGCGACGACGCGCCTGCCGTTTCGACCGCGATCAGCGGCACATGGCCGAGACCGTTACGCCGCAAGCCTTCGATCGCACCCGCCATCAACCCGCCGCCGCCCACCGACAGCACGACGGCATCGAACTTCGCACCTGCCCGCACGACCTCGTCGATCATCGACGCATGACCGTGCCACAGGAGCGGGTCGTCGAACGGATGAATGAACGCGTCGTCGGGACCGGCCTGTTCGAGCGCGAACGCGTTCGCTTCCTGCCAGGTCGCGCCGTGCACGATCACCTCCGCGCCTTGCAAGCCGATCAGTTCCTTTGCGCGCTCGCCCGTGCTTTGCGGCACGACGACCGTGACGGGGATCGACAGCGCGCGGCCCGCATACGCGACCGCGATGCCCGCGTTGCCGCCCGACGACGACACGAAGCGGCGCTTGCCGCGCTTCGCGTGTTCTTCGCACGCGTAGCCGATGCCGCGGATCTTGAACGAGCCGGGCGGCTGCAGCGCGTCCATCTTGAGCAGCACGCGGCGGCCCAGATGCTGGCTGAGCGTTTGGGATTCGAGAAGCGGGGTGTCGATGTGCAGGGTCATGGCGGTGTTGCCGGAAGCGGCTTCGCTGAAGCGTTGAATCGCAGATGATAGCAAGCGGAAGCCGTCGGAGCTTGCTGCATCCGCGCATAAAAAAGGGCGGTTCGAAACATCGAACCGCCCTTGATCTCGTTGATCGAGCGATGGCTCACTTGCCCGCGATCAGGCTAGGATCGCCGGCAAACCGCTCGCTGCGGCTCGCGGGCCCGTCGTCGAGCAGACCCTTGGTCAGCTCCAGCGCCTGCCGTTCGAACAGCCGCCGGTACACGCCGTTGTCGATACGGATCAGTTGCTCGTGGCTGCCTTCCTCGACCACGCGACCCTTGTCGAGCACCAGCAAACGGTCGAGCGCACGCACTGTCGAGAGCCGGTGCGCGACGACGAGCGTCGTGCGTCCAACCATCAGCCGTTCCATCGCCTGCTGGATCAGCACCTCGCTTTCGCTGTCGAGGCTCGACGTGGCTTCGTCGAAGATCAGGACCGGCGCGTCGGCGAGGAACGCCCGCGCGATCGCGACCCGCTGGCGTTCGCCGCCCGACAGCTTGACGCCGCGCTCGCCGACCAGCGTGTCGTAGCCGTGCGGCAGCGCGTCGATGAAGTCGTGCGCGCTGGCAAGCTTCGCGGCCTGGACGATCTCGTCGAACGATGCGCCGGGCCGCGCGTACGCGATGTTCTCCGCCAGCGAGCGGTGGAACAGCACGGGCTCCTGCTGCACGATTGCGATGTGCTGGCGCAGCGACGCCTGCTGCACATCGGCGATGTTCTGCCCGTCGATCGTGATGCGGCCTTCGTCGATGTCGTACAGACGCTGAATCAACTTGATGAACGTCGTCTTGCCCGAGCCCGAATGCCCCACGAGGCCGATCCGCTCGCCCGGCGCGATGCGCAGCGAGAAGTCGTTGTAGAGCGCCGTGCGCTGCGCGCCATAGCGGAACGTGACGTGCTCGAAGCGGATTTCACCGTGCTCGATAGCGATGGCGGGCGCGCCCGCCTTGTCTTCGATACCGAGCGGCTCGCGTTCGAGCGCGACGAGTTCTTCCATGTCGTTCACCGAGCGCTGCAGGTTGCGCACATGCATCCCGACATCGCGCAGATAGCCTTGCAGCACGAAGAACGTGGTCAGCGCATACGTGATGTCGCCGACACTCGCTTCGTCGCGCAGCCATAGCAGCAGCGCCGCGCCGAGAATGGCCGCCTGCATCAGCGCCAGCATGCCGCCCTGTACGCCGCCATTGGTCGTGCCGCGCTGCCACGTGCGGCGCGTGCGCTGCCGCCACTTGGCGATCACGCGATCGAGCCGGCTTTCCTCGCGTTCTTCCGCGCCGAATGCCTTGACGACGGCGTTGCAAC from Paraburkholderia caribensis includes:
- a CDS encoding pyridoxal-phosphate dependent enzyme; translation: MTLHIDTPLLESQTLSQHLGRRVLLKMDALQPPGSFKIRGIGYACEEHAKRGKRRFVSSSGGNAGIAVAYAGRALSIPVTVVVPQSTGERAKELIGLQGAEVIVHGATWQEANAFALEQAGPDDAFIHPFDDPLLWHGHASMIDEVVRAGAKFDAVVLSVGGGGLMAGAIEGLRRNGLGHVPLIAVETAGASSLAQSVRAGRRIELPGITSVATSLGAKQVCEQAFMLTQTHPVECVVVSDAEAVDASRRFVDDHRVLVEPACGASLALVYGQTDALQRFDTVLVIVCGGAATTIEQLERWHREMA
- a CDS encoding ABC transporter ATP-binding protein, whose protein sequence is MASKKLDFGAQAFRSVLGFTFHHWRKQPVRVVGIALFALSAALADVLTPLFAGRLVDALASGRTLGKDVASHPALVAFGVLIALGIGGTLLRQLVYRSIIVMTLKMMSEICANAFHRVQRFSTDWHANSFAGSTVRKITRGIWALDLLNDTLLIALLPSLLMLAGSTVLLGIHWPVMGIVVGVGSLTYVAVTVALSLGYVAPAARLGNLWDTRMGGALADAVSCNAVVKAFGAEEREESRLDRVIAKWRQRTRRTWQRGTTNGGVQGGMLALMQAAILGAALLLWLRDEASVGDITYALTTFFVLQGYLRDVGMHVRNLQRSVNDMEELVALEREPLGIEDKAGAPAIAIEHGEIRFEHVTFRYGAQRTALYNDFSLRIAPGERIGLVGHSGSGKTTFIKLIQRLYDIDEGRITIDGQNIADVQQASLRQHIAIVQQEPVLFHRSLAENIAYARPGASFDEIVQAAKLASAHDFIDALPHGYDTLVGERGVKLSGGERQRVAIARAFLADAPVLIFDEATSSLDSESEVLIQQAMERLMVGRTTLVVAHRLSTVRALDRLLVLDKGRVVEEGSHEQLIRIDNGVYRRLFERQALELTKGLLDDGPASRSERFAGDPSLIAGK